AATAGGGGCGCGGTGCCTCGGAGGAGCGGCCAATCGAAGGGGGGCTTTGCGCACGGCCCTCAGGGGCTCCTCACAGGGACCCCCGAGCTCTGCACACGGCCCCCAAgaggggccccccccccccccccccagtgctcTGCACACGGCCCCCAGGGGCTCCTCACAGGGACCCCCCGAGCTCTGCACACGGCCCCAAGGACCCCTGCCCCCGGCCTTGGCGGTTTCTGGAACCTTCCTGCGGTCCCGGTGCTGCTCCCGAGCCCCCAAATCCCCCGATTTGTCCCCAAACTGCCCGTGAGCACCCAGCCGTGACAAGCCGCGAGGGCGAGGCCGCGAAGCAGCCGCTCGGCGGCCACCCCGCGTTCCAGCCAATCACAGCGCGCCTTCCACCCGCTGCCCCCCCGCGGAGCCAACGGCGGGCCGCCTTTCATCCTGCGCGCCAGGCGCGGCCAATAGGAAGCGGCCAGCCTCGCTCCCGCCCTTTTATGGCTCGGGGACGCgcgggaggggcggggcctcCTGGATGGGGCGGGGCCTCCTGGAGGGGGCGGGGCGAGCCGCGAGGGGGGAGGGACCTCGCTCCCGGCGTGCACCGCGCGGGCGGGGAAATGAAACCGAAACCGAAatcccggggccggggccggggccgaggGCGGAGCCAGAGCCGGAGCCGCCGcagggaccgggaccgggaccgcCATGGCCACCCCGCCGCGGGTCCCGCTGCTGCtggcggtgccgggggggccgcggggggggccGCGGCTCTTACCCCAGGCCCTGGCCGCCCTGCGCGGGGCTCCGGCGCCCGTCCATGTCGTGGCCGCGTTCGGGCCGAGGGGCAGCGGGACGTCCTTCCTGCTGGACCAGCTGGCGGGGCCGGGCAAGggtaacccccccccccaccccccccccccaaataatcCTCGCCCCCTCCCCATTTTTTGGACCCTCTCCCCGGTTTTCCTGACCCCCCCTCCCCGGTTTTCTCCCCCCCCCGCAGCGttccccggcagccccgggctgTGGCTGCGctgctgcccccaccccacGCGGCCGGGCCatgcgctgctgctgctggacgCCGGCGGCTTCCCCGCGCCGGGGGACGAGGACGAGGATGAGGAGGTGCCAGAGGAAGgccggggggggtggggggctcccgcagcccccgctgACCCCCCGGTGCCCGCAGGACCCCTggttcctgcagctcctggtgctgcagctgctgctcgcCAGCGTCTTCGTCTACAGCAGCGGCGCCGCGGCCGAGCCGCGGGAGGAGCTGGAGCGCCTGATGTATCCTTCCCCCCGCACCTCCCCCTTGCccttttttgcctcttttcGCCCcgttttctttccttcacacCCCGCAGCTACGTCCGGGCGCTGCCGCGCCGCCTGCGGCTGctggcggaggaggaggaggaggaggaggaggaggaaggcgcgCTGCTGCGCACCGTGCTGCCGCCCTTCGTCTGGAGCCTGCGCGGCGCCGCCGTGGCGCCCGAGGACGAGGCCGTGCTGGAGGCCGAAGGCCACGAGCTGCGGGCGGCGCTGGGCACCCCCCCAGGTGGGCTCCCGGCCCGGTgtccccgcggggccgccggcGCCGCCCCCGGTgaccgtccccgtccccgcaggCCCGGAGGCGCCGGTGACGCGCGGCGTCCTGGCGCTGTTCCCCGAGCAGAAGCTGTTCCGCCTGGAGGCCGGCGGCGCCGGGGGGCTGCCGCAGCTCTGCGCCCACCTCCTCGGCTGCGGCCCCAAGACGGGGCTGAGCGGGGACCCCGTCGGCGGCGCCTGTGAGTGGGGGAGGTATCGGGGGAGGGGCCGTGCCGTGGggcgccccccacccccagcgTTTTACGCCCTCCCCAGACCTGGCGGCGCTGGCGGAGCGGGCGGCGGAGGCGCTGCGCGGGGCCGAGCCGCTGCGGGTGGCGCGGCTGTGCCGGGACGCCGAGGGGGCGGCACTGCAGGTACCGGGCGCGGGGGACgtgggggggggtcctggggaagggggggcggcccccggcCCAGCACCGCGCccgtggcggggggggggcgaggcGGTGGCCAGGCTGTGGCACGGGGAAGGGGTCACGCAGCCGGGTGCTGCCGACGCGCGGTGGAGCGGGGACGACGCCAACAAGGACATCGACGTGCAGCACGGTGACACCGCCGCCCAACAGGATGTCACCGCATGGCTCGGTGACACTGTGAGGGAAGGGGACATCAACGTGTGGCATGGTGACACCGCGATCCAACAGGACGTCAGTGCGTGGTTCAGTGACACCGTGACAGAAGGGGACATCGACGTGTGGCATGGTGACACCGCCACCCAACAGGACGTCAGCGCGTGGTTCAGTGACACTGTGAGGGAAGGGGACATCGCCAACGCGTGGCTCGGTGACACCGCTGCCCAACAGGACGTCAACCAGAGCAATGGTGACACCGCCGCCCAAGAGGACGTCAACACATGGTTCAGTGACACCGTGACAGAAGGGGACATCAACGCGTGGCATGGTGACACCGCCACCCAACAGGACGTCAACGCGTGGCTCGGTGACACCGTGACGGAAGGGGACATCGCCAACGCGTGGCTCGGTGACACCACCCCACCACACGACGCCGTCGCCTGTCTCGATGGCGCCGTTCCCTGGAAGGACGCCGCCGGCCCGGCAGCGGGGGACACGCCGGAGGCGGCGCCGCGGCACCGGGGGGGCACGATGGAGGCCCCCCTGTGCCTGGTGCAGAACGGGCCCGACGGGGCGCTGAGCCTCCACCCCCCGGCGCTGGAGGTGCTGCGCGGCATCGGGCAGcccgtggtggtggtggccaTCGCGGGGCCCTACCGCATGGGCAAGTCCTTCCTCATGAACCGGCTGGCGCGGCGGCGCACCGGTGAGACGCCGGGGGGTTAACGGGGGGCTAACGGGGTTAACGAGGGGGGAACGACGTCAACGCCCTCGTCACCC
Above is a window of Oxyura jamaicensis isolate SHBP4307 breed ruddy duck chromosome 23 unlocalized genomic scaffold, BPBGC_Ojam_1.0 oxy23_random_OJ70169, whole genome shotgun sequence DNA encoding:
- the LOC118158253 gene encoding uncharacterized protein LOC118158253, with the protein product MATPPRVPLLLAVPGGPRGGPRLLPQALAALRGAPAPVHVVAAFGPRGSGTSFLLDQLAGPGKAFPGSPGLWLRCCPHPTRPGHALLLLDAGGFPAPGDEDEDEEDPWFLQLLVLQLLLASVFVYSSGAAAEPREELERLIYVRALPRRLRLLAEEEEEEEEEEGALLRTVLPPFVWSLRGAAVAPEDEAVLEAEGHELRAALGTPPGPEAPVTRGVLALFPEQKLFRLEAGGAGGLPQLCAHLLGCGPKTGLSGDPVGGAYLAALAERAAEALRGAEPLRVARLCRDAEGAALQVPGAGDVGGGPGEGGAAPGPAPRPWRGGGEAVARLWHGEGVTQPGAADARWSGDDANKDIDVQHGDTAAQQDVTAWLGDTVREGDINVWHGDTAIQQDVSAWFSDTVTEGDIDVWHGDTATQQDVSAWFSDTVREGDIANAWLGDTAAQQDVNQSNGDTAAQEDVNTWFSDTVTEGDINAWHGDTATQQDVNAWLGDTVTEGDIANAWLGDTTPPHDAVACLDGAVPWKDAAGPAAGDTPEAAPRHRGGTMEAPLCLVQNGPDGALSLHPPALEVLRGIGQPVVVVAIAGPYRMGKSFLMNRLARRRTGFPLGHTVQAQTKGIWM